In Niveispirillum cyanobacteriorum, the following proteins share a genomic window:
- a CDS encoding glycosyltransferase family 4 protein, with product MSDPLKNPFILNWRLTEIHGWGLVGVHTCLHLLRIGGSPVLYSTPDLETMRPQTQALLGPVGEASRRLEEVVTTLQAQGRRLHIPDATVLYALGGMMQPSLEEQSFFGDRNVGVGAFTGTALPGKAVSDAKSYSKVVIHSTFNKQVLADHGITSDCVFQGVDPVEVFPGVGNGMFGQRYIVFSGGKTEFRKGQDLVVAAFRAFNQRHPDALLVTAWGNFWPGTALTLRESTVLAVPPVVGPEGVDEAGWLRANGLPEGSFFNCGFLSRQVIAQVLHNCDLGIFPNRCEPGTNLVAMEAMACGVPVILSANTGHLDLIGEDRTYVLSRQSPIVNDAEARRYWGESDVEELLETMEFAYQNRDDARARGKKGSDWVLGHRRWDQFAAEFVDVCLR from the coding sequence TTGAGCGATCCGCTTAAAAACCCCTTCATCCTGAACTGGCGCCTGACCGAAATCCACGGTTGGGGGTTGGTGGGGGTCCATACCTGCCTGCACCTGCTGCGGATAGGTGGCTCTCCTGTTCTCTACTCGACCCCGGACCTGGAAACGATGCGGCCGCAAACCCAGGCCCTGCTGGGACCGGTAGGCGAGGCCTCACGGAGACTGGAAGAGGTGGTGACAACGCTGCAGGCCCAAGGCCGACGGCTGCATATTCCCGATGCCACGGTGCTCTATGCACTGGGCGGCATGATGCAGCCTTCGCTGGAAGAACAGTCCTTCTTCGGAGATCGCAATGTCGGCGTCGGCGCCTTCACGGGCACGGCGCTGCCTGGCAAGGCTGTCAGCGATGCCAAATCCTATTCCAAGGTTGTCATCCATTCGACCTTTAACAAGCAGGTGTTGGCCGATCACGGGATCACCTCTGACTGTGTGTTCCAAGGGGTGGATCCCGTTGAAGTGTTTCCCGGTGTCGGGAATGGCATGTTCGGCCAACGCTATATTGTTTTCTCCGGCGGAAAGACCGAGTTCCGTAAGGGACAGGATCTGGTCGTGGCTGCTTTCCGCGCGTTCAATCAGCGCCATCCCGATGCCTTGCTGGTAACCGCTTGGGGCAATTTCTGGCCGGGCACGGCATTGACATTGCGGGAAAGCACCGTTCTTGCCGTACCCCCTGTCGTTGGACCGGAAGGGGTGGATGAAGCGGGCTGGCTCCGAGCCAACGGCCTGCCAGAAGGGTCCTTCTTCAATTGCGGGTTCCTGTCACGCCAGGTAATCGCGCAGGTACTGCATAATTGCGATCTGGGCATCTTCCCGAACCGCTGTGAACCGGGCACCAATCTGGTGGCCATGGAGGCGATGGCTTGTGGAGTTCCTGTCATCCTGTCGGCCAATACCGGCCATCTGGACCTGATCGGGGAAGACCGCACCTATGTTCTGTCGCGGCAAAGCCCCATCGTCAATGATGCGGAAGCGCGCCGCTACTGGGGCGAAAGCGATGTGGAGGAACTGCTGGAAACCATGGAATTTGCCTATCAGAACCGCGACGACGCCCGTGCGCGCGGCAAGAAAGGATCGGACTGGGTCCTGGGCCATCGCCGCTGGGATCAGTTCGCGGCGGAGTTTGTCGATGTCTGCCTTCGCTGA
- a CDS encoding DUF6165 family protein, producing the protein MTIKVEVGEGELIDKITILEVKLARISDPAKLKNVRHEYDVLEATAKAEIPPSVDLDALRAELKSINEDLWVIEDDIRICEKRSDFGEEFIRLARAVYFTNDRRAAVKRKINDLLGASIVEEKSYC; encoded by the coding sequence ATGACGATCAAGGTTGAAGTCGGCGAAGGCGAACTGATCGACAAGATCACGATCCTGGAGGTCAAGTTGGCCCGGATCAGCGATCCCGCCAAGCTGAAGAATGTCCGGCACGAATATGACGTGCTGGAGGCCACAGCCAAGGCGGAAATCCCGCCTTCGGTCGACCTGGATGCGCTGCGGGCCGAACTGAAGTCCATCAACGAGGATCTTTGGGTCATCGAGGATGATATCCGCATCTGTGAGAAGCGGAGCGATTTCGGCGAGGAGTTCATCCGTCTGGCCCGTGCCGTCTATTTCACGAATGACCGCCGCGCCGCCGTGAAGCGGAAAATCAACGATCTGCTGGGCGCCAGCATCGTTGAAGAAAAATCCTATTGCTGA
- the rimM gene encoding ribosome maturation factor RimM (Essential for efficient processing of 16S rRNA): protein MTDRICVAQIIGSHGVHGRLRVKSFTADPEAVFDYNPLTDEAGARSFTLRMTGMGKDHFLVEAVGVKGRDAADAFKGVKLFVPRDRLPGLEDEDEFYHADLIGMETVTEGPEGDAAFGTIKAIHDFGAGDVLELVHVSGKTVFIPFSRAVVPVVNVKAGRVVVDPPVNLFTPARPDPEELAEMGGKLTLDDQSEGEEPEGEETGEQPTAP from the coding sequence ATGACCGACCGCATTTGCGTGGCCCAGATCATCGGATCGCACGGGGTTCACGGCCGCCTGCGGGTGAAGAGCTTCACCGCCGATCCCGAGGCCGTGTTCGACTATAACCCGCTGACCGACGAAGCCGGTGCCCGCAGCTTCACGCTCCGCATGACTGGGATGGGCAAGGACCATTTCCTGGTCGAGGCCGTGGGTGTGAAGGGCCGCGATGCCGCCGATGCGTTTAAGGGCGTCAAGCTGTTCGTGCCGCGGGACCGGCTGCCGGGTCTGGAGGATGAGGACGAGTTCTACCACGCCGATCTGATCGGCATGGAAACCGTCACGGAAGGTCCTGAAGGCGACGCCGCCTTTGGTACCATCAAGGCTATCCATGATTTCGGTGCCGGCGACGTTTTGGAACTGGTGCATGTGTCGGGCAAGACGGTGTTCATCCCGTTTTCCCGCGCCGTCGTGCCAGTTGTGAACGTCAAGGCGGGCCGTGTCGTCGTCGATCCACCCGTCAACCTCTTCACCCCGGCCCGTCCGGACCCGGAAGAGCTGGCGGAAATGGGCGGCAAACTGACGCTGGATGACCAGTCCGAGGGGGAAGAGCCCGAGGGTGAGGAAACCGGCGAGCAGCCGACAGCCCCATGA
- the rpsP gene encoding 30S ribosomal protein S16, with protein sequence MSVKIRLARGGSKKRPFYAIVVADSRAPRDGAFIQKVGTYNPMLASDHADRVTLNEEAIKGWLAKGAQPTDRVVKFLAKANLIATPAIIESPKKSAPKAKAQERAKLAAKAAAAE encoded by the coding sequence ATGTCCGTCAAGATCCGTCTGGCCCGTGGTGGCTCGAAGAAGCGTCCGTTCTACGCCATCGTCGTCGCCGACAGCCGCGCCCCGCGCGATGGCGCCTTCATCCAGAAGGTCGGCACCTACAACCCGATGCTGGCCAGCGACCATGCCGACCGCGTCACCCTGAATGAAGAGGCCATCAAGGGCTGGCTGGCCAAGGGCGCCCAGCCCACCGACCGCGTCGTCAAGTTCCTGGCCAAGGCCAACCTGATCGCCACGCCGGCTATCATCGAAAGCCCGAAGAAGTCCGCTCCGAAGGCCAAGGCCCAGGAACGCGCCAAGCTGGCCGCCAAGGCCGCTGCCGCTGAGTAA
- a CDS encoding ABC transporter permease → MLDLLRFGSDGWGDEIARGAGMTLAVASLAYLIGILAGSGVAAAKLSGPAPVRWLAAAYTTIVRGVPALLVIWLLFFGGSGLIGWVASLFGYAGPVELSSFAVGVTAVGIVSAAYAAEVIRGAVRAVPKGQLEAARALGMGRFLILRRILVPQALRYALPGLGNVWQMTLKDTTLVSVVSLAELMRQAYLGMQSTRQPFLFYVTAAILYMIMTTCSEALFRALSRRAERGVRRAVTN, encoded by the coding sequence ATGCTTGATCTTCTGCGTTTCGGCAGCGATGGATGGGGGGATGAGATCGCCCGTGGGGCCGGCATGACCTTGGCTGTCGCCAGCCTGGCCTATCTGATCGGCATCCTGGCCGGATCGGGTGTGGCCGCCGCCAAACTATCAGGCCCAGCACCCGTGCGCTGGCTGGCCGCCGCCTATACAACCATCGTGCGCGGCGTGCCGGCCCTGCTGGTCATCTGGCTGCTGTTCTTTGGTGGGTCCGGGCTGATCGGCTGGGTCGCGAGCCTGTTCGGCTATGCCGGCCCCGTCGAACTATCCTCCTTCGCGGTCGGCGTCACCGCCGTCGGCATAGTCTCCGCCGCCTATGCGGCGGAGGTGATACGGGGTGCCGTGAGGGCGGTACCCAAGGGGCAACTGGAAGCGGCCCGCGCGCTTGGTATGGGCAGGTTCCTGATCCTGCGCCGTATCCTGGTGCCGCAGGCCCTGCGCTATGCCCTGCCCGGCCTGGGCAATGTCTGGCAGATGACCCTCAAGGACACGACCCTCGTTTCCGTCGTGTCGCTGGCCGAACTGATGCGCCAAGCCTATCTGGGCATGCAGTCCACGCGGCAGCCCTTCCTGTTCTATGTCACGGCAGCCATCCTTTACATGATCATGACCACATGTTCAGAGGCTCTGTTCCGCGCCCTGTCGCGGCGGGCCGAACGCGGCGTGCGCCGCGCCGTGACGAACTGA
- a CDS encoding transporter substrate-binding domain-containing protein, with protein sequence MKKLMAALALAGVMALSGCGKEEAKQAALAPGGIPNPLRVATEGAYPPYNMVDASGNLVGFEIDMMKDVCKRMGTECKFQAQAWDGMIPALQAGHFDAIVAGMSITDERMAAVDFSSGYTTTPAYLVSANANPLQDVDYGIERIDLTEITPDEQAAIDKIKGLLKGKVLGVQTSTIHANFVDKYLADVVDIRRYDTQENLALDLQTGRVEVGLADAITWNAFLQRPEGKDFSYFGPGFDGGLFGRGQGVAIAKNRPELLGALNKAIAEMKADGTMKNLSVQWFGFDSSMP encoded by the coding sequence ATGAAGAAGCTGATGGCGGCACTGGCGCTGGCCGGTGTGATGGCGCTCTCCGGCTGTGGCAAGGAGGAAGCCAAGCAGGCGGCCCTTGCCCCCGGCGGCATCCCCAACCCGTTGCGTGTCGCCACGGAAGGCGCCTACCCCCCCTACAACATGGTCGATGCGTCCGGCAATCTGGTCGGGTTCGAGATCGACATGATGAAGGATGTCTGCAAGCGGATGGGAACCGAGTGCAAGTTCCAGGCACAGGCCTGGGATGGCATGATACCGGCCCTGCAGGCCGGCCATTTCGACGCCATCGTCGCCGGCATGTCGATCACGGATGAACGGATGGCCGCCGTCGATTTCTCCAGCGGCTATACGACCACGCCCGCCTATCTGGTCTCTGCCAACGCCAACCCGTTGCAGGATGTCGATTACGGGATCGAGCGTATCGACCTGACCGAGATCACCCCGGACGAGCAGGCGGCAATCGATAAGATCAAGGGCCTGCTGAAAGGCAAGGTTCTGGGTGTGCAGACCAGCACCATCCACGCCAATTTCGTCGACAAATACCTGGCCGACGTGGTGGATATCCGCCGTTACGACACCCAGGAAAACCTGGCGCTTGACCTGCAGACGGGCCGGGTCGAGGTGGGTCTGGCCGATGCCATCACCTGGAACGCCTTCCTGCAGCGTCCCGAGGGCAAGGATTTCAGCTATTTCGGTCCCGGCTTCGACGGTGGCCTGTTCGGTCGTGGCCAGGGCGTCGCCATCGCCAAGAACCGCCCGGAACTGCTGGGCGCCCTGAACAAGGCCATTGCCGAGATGAAGGCAGACGGCACCATGAAGAACCTGTCGGTGCAGTGGTTCGGCTTTGACAGCTCCATGCCGTAA
- a CDS encoding ABC transporter permease, whose protein sequence is MNIDMILSSLPALFAGAWVTVQLVGLSLSLGFVLALAVAFGRLSSNRVVSGVTGVYIFLFRSTPLLVQIFLIYYGLGQFAGIRESFLWPILREAYWCAIIALTLNTAAYTGEIMRGGIQAVPFGQIEAARALGMSRPLLYRRIVLPQALRTILPAYGNEMIQMVQATSLASAITLIELTGAARTIASRSFQPVEMFIIAGAIYLAMNFVIAQGVRWAERKTAAAG, encoded by the coding sequence ATGAATATCGACATGATCCTCTCCTCCCTGCCCGCCCTGTTCGCCGGGGCCTGGGTGACGGTGCAGCTGGTGGGGTTGTCCTTGTCGCTGGGCTTCGTACTGGCCCTGGCGGTAGCGTTCGGGCGACTGTCGTCAAATCGGGTCGTATCGGGGGTGACAGGCGTTTACATCTTCCTGTTCCGATCCACCCCGTTGCTGGTGCAGATTTTCCTGATCTATTACGGTTTGGGGCAGTTTGCCGGCATCCGGGAGAGTTTCCTGTGGCCCATCCTGCGGGAGGCCTATTGGTGCGCCATCATCGCCCTGACGCTGAACACCGCCGCCTACACCGGTGAGATTATGCGCGGCGGCATACAGGCCGTCCCCTTCGGCCAGATTGAGGCTGCCCGCGCGCTGGGCATGTCGCGCCCTCTGCTCTACCGCCGCATCGTGCTGCCCCAAGCCCTGCGCACCATCCTGCCCGCCTATGGCAATGAGATGATCCAGATGGTGCAGGCCACCTCCCTGGCCAGTGCCATCACCCTGATCGAACTGACGGGTGCCGCCCGCACCATCGCGTCCCGCAGTTTTCAGCCGGTGGAGATGTTCATCATTGCCGGCGCCATCTATCTGGCCATGAATTTCGTCATCGCCCAGGGCGTGCGCTGGGCAGAGCGGAAGACGGCTGCGGCCGGCTGA
- the trmD gene encoding tRNA (guanosine(37)-N1)-methyltransferase TrmD: MTESIAPFWHVTVLTLFPEMFPGPLGLSLAGKALEKGTWTLEKLDIRSFTRDKHRSVDDTPFGGGPGMVMRPDVLDAAIRDAKTRQVAAGLKPGRIVYLSPRGRVLDQALVREIASEGTLTLLCGRYEGIDERVIEEHHLEEVSLGDFVLSGGEPAALCLIDAVVRLLPGVMGNVETAGEESFERGLLEYPHYTRPPVWSGRAVPEILLSGHHEKVRAWRLEQAEKITEARRPDLWSDYLASRPAPKVKKRRARRASAEPTKTTATPDGNGGSHEG, from the coding sequence ATGACCGAGTCCATCGCCCCGTTCTGGCACGTCACCGTGCTGACCCTGTTCCCGGAGATGTTTCCGGGGCCGCTGGGGCTCAGCCTTGCGGGAAAAGCGCTGGAAAAGGGCACCTGGACGCTGGAAAAGCTGGACATCCGATCGTTCACGCGCGATAAGCACCGCTCCGTGGACGATACCCCGTTCGGCGGCGGTCCCGGCATGGTCATGCGCCCGGATGTGCTCGATGCAGCCATCCGTGATGCAAAGACCAGGCAGGTGGCAGCCGGACTGAAACCGGGCCGGATCGTCTACCTTTCACCGCGTGGACGCGTGTTGGACCAGGCGCTGGTGCGAGAGATCGCCAGCGAAGGGACCCTGACATTGCTGTGCGGGCGGTATGAGGGGATCGACGAACGGGTGATCGAGGAACATCACCTTGAGGAGGTCTCCTTGGGTGATTTTGTGCTGTCCGGTGGTGAACCGGCGGCCCTCTGTCTGATCGACGCCGTGGTCCGGCTTTTGCCGGGTGTCATGGGGAACGTCGAGACGGCAGGGGAAGAGAGTTTTGAACGGGGGTTGCTGGAATACCCCCATTATACGCGGCCACCCGTTTGGAGTGGCCGTGCGGTGCCGGAGATCCTTTTGTCCGGTCACCATGAGAAGGTCCGGGCTTGGCGGCTCGAACAGGCGGAAAAGATCACGGAGGCCCGACGGCCCGACCTGTGGTCCGACTACCTGGCCAGCCGTCCGGCCCCAAAGGTGAAGAAACGCCGAGCCCGTCGGGCATCGGCCGAGCCAACCAAAACCACCGCAACCCCGGACGGGAACGGTGGCAGTCACGAAGGATGA
- the rplS gene encoding 50S ribosomal protein L19, protein MNILQKLEAEQVAKLSEGKKIPAFSPGDTVKVNVKVTEGTRERIQAYEGVVIARKNAGINSSFTVRKISYGEGVERVFPLFSPRVDSIELVRKGQVRRAKLYYLRGLTGKSARIAERTTGRGMKNGRSIAE, encoded by the coding sequence ATGAACATTCTGCAGAAGCTGGAAGCCGAGCAGGTCGCCAAGTTGTCCGAAGGCAAGAAGATCCCCGCCTTCTCCCCCGGCGACACCGTCAAGGTGAACGTGAAGGTCACCGAAGGCACGCGTGAGCGTATCCAGGCCTATGAAGGCGTTGTGATCGCCCGCAAGAATGCCGGCATCAATTCCAGCTTCACCGTCCGCAAGATCTCCTACGGTGAAGGCGTGGAACGCGTGTTCCCGCTGTTCAGCCCGCGCGTTGACAGCATCGAACTGGTCCGCAAGGGTCAGGTCCGTCGCGCCAAGCTGTATTACCTGCGTGGCCTGACCGGCAAGTCCGCTCGTATCGCCGAGCGCACGACGGGCCGTGGCATGAAGAACGGTCGCTCGATCGCTGAGTGA
- the ffh gene encoding signal recognition particle protein, translated as MFDGLTGRLGDIFDRLRKRGALSEDDVNAALREVRIALLEADVALPAVKAFVTGVKEKAVGTEVLRGINPGQMVIKIVHDHLVELLGSQVEDLNFDAVPPVPILMVGLQGSGKTTTSAKIAVRLKNRDKKKVLLASLDTRRPAAQEQLRILGEQTGVASLPIIAGQQPVEIAKRAMEVGRLEGFDVVILDTAGRLAIDEELMAEVVAIRDATKPIESLLVVDAMTGQDAVTVATNFNERVGITGIVMTRIDGDARGGAALSMRHVTGKPIKLMGMGEKTDALEPFHPDRIAGRILGMGDVVSLVEKAAESIDKEEAEKLAKKLEKGGFDLEDMLSQMRQIRKLGGMGGMMNLLPGMGKIKEQLKNANIDEKILDRQEAIILSMTKKERKKPDILNASRRRRIATGAGVTVADVNRLIKQYQDMSEMMKKMKKMGQKGLLRQGLGALMPKGLR; from the coding sequence ATGTTCGACGGACTGACGGGACGGCTTGGCGATATTTTCGACCGCCTGCGCAAGCGCGGGGCGTTGTCGGAGGATGACGTCAATGCGGCACTGCGCGAAGTGCGTATCGCCCTGCTGGAAGCCGACGTCGCCCTGCCTGCCGTGAAGGCCTTTGTCACCGGCGTCAAGGAAAAGGCCGTGGGCACAGAGGTGCTGCGCGGCATCAATCCCGGTCAGATGGTCATCAAGATCGTCCATGATCATCTGGTGGAACTGCTGGGCAGCCAGGTCGAGGACCTGAACTTCGATGCCGTTCCGCCGGTGCCTATCTTGATGGTGGGCCTGCAGGGGTCGGGTAAGACCACGACATCGGCCAAGATCGCCGTCCGCCTGAAGAACCGCGACAAGAAGAAGGTGCTGCTGGCGTCGCTCGACACCCGCCGCCCCGCCGCACAGGAACAGTTGCGCATTCTGGGCGAACAGACCGGTGTGGCCAGTCTGCCCATCATCGCCGGTCAGCAGCCCGTGGAGATTGCCAAGCGCGCCATGGAAGTTGGCCGCCTGGAAGGGTTCGACGTCGTCATCCTCGACACTGCCGGTCGTCTGGCCATTGATGAGGAGTTGATGGCCGAGGTCGTGGCCATCCGCGACGCCACCAAACCGATTGAAAGCCTGTTGGTCGTGGATGCCATGACCGGTCAGGACGCCGTCACCGTCGCCACCAATTTCAATGAACGCGTCGGCATCACCGGCATCGTCATGACGCGTATCGACGGCGATGCGCGCGGCGGTGCCGCCCTTTCCATGCGCCATGTCACAGGCAAGCCCATCAAGCTGATGGGGATGGGCGAAAAGACCGACGCGCTGGAGCCGTTCCACCCTGACCGTATCGCCGGCCGCATCCTTGGCATGGGCGACGTGGTCAGCCTGGTGGAAAAGGCCGCCGAAAGCATTGACAAGGAAGAAGCCGAAAAGCTTGCCAAGAAGCTGGAGAAGGGCGGCTTCGACCTTGAGGACATGCTGTCCCAGATGCGGCAGATCCGCAAACTGGGCGGGATGGGCGGGATGATGAACCTACTGCCCGGCATGGGCAAGATCAAGGAACAGCTGAAGAACGCCAATATCGACGAGAAGATCCTGGACCGCCAGGAAGCCATCATCCTGTCGATGACCAAGAAAGAGCGTAAGAAGCCCGACATCCTGAACGCGTCGCGTCGTCGCCGCATCGCCACGGGTGCGGGCGTGACCGTTGCCGACGTGAACCGCCTGATCAAACAGTATCAGGACATGTCGGAAATGATGAAGAAGATGAAGAAGATGGGCCAGAAGGGTCTGCTGCGGCAGGGCCTGGGCGCGCTGATGCCGAAGGGCCTGCGCTGA
- a CDS encoding ABC transporter ATP-binding protein, giving the protein MSSAPIVSGPVPAVEVEALHKRFGDNEVLKGVSLNANEGEVVALIGSSGSGKSTLLRCINLLEIPDEGVVRIGGEQIAMKPGRHGNQPADGRQVERIRQRCGMVFQSFNLWTHMTVLENIIEAPVHVLKQPKDQAIAKAEALLAKVGLSAKRDAYPSQMSGGQQQRAAIARMLAMEPKVMLFDEPTSALDPELVGEVLKVMRDLATEGATMLIVTHEMAFAREVSHKVVFLHQGRIEEQGTPAEVFGNPSSERCRQFLSREGQR; this is encoded by the coding sequence ATGTCGTCTGCCCCCATCGTTTCCGGTCCGGTCCCTGCCGTCGAGGTGGAGGCGCTGCACAAGCGCTTCGGCGACAACGAGGTGCTGAAAGGCGTGTCGTTGAACGCCAATGAGGGTGAGGTAGTGGCCCTTATCGGGTCGTCAGGGTCGGGCAAAAGCACGCTGCTGCGCTGTATCAACCTGCTGGAAATCCCCGATGAGGGGGTGGTGCGTATCGGCGGCGAACAGATTGCCATGAAGCCGGGCCGCCACGGCAACCAGCCCGCCGATGGACGCCAGGTGGAGCGCATCCGGCAGCGCTGCGGCATGGTGTTCCAGAGTTTCAATCTCTGGACCCATATGACGGTCCTGGAAAACATCATCGAAGCGCCGGTCCATGTGCTGAAACAGCCCAAGGATCAGGCCATCGCCAAGGCAGAGGCGCTTCTGGCTAAGGTCGGCCTGTCGGCCAAGCGCGATGCCTATCCGTCGCAGATGTCGGGCGGGCAGCAGCAGCGCGCAGCCATCGCCCGCATGCTGGCCATGGAACCCAAAGTGATGCTGTTCGATGAACCGACCAGCGCCCTTGACCCCGAACTGGTCGGCGAGGTGCTGAAGGTCATGCGTGATCTGGCCACGGAAGGGGCGACCATGTTGATCGTCACCCACGAAATGGCGTTTGCGCGCGAAGTATCGCACAAGGTCGTCTTTCTGCATCAAGGCCGCATCGAAGAGCAGGGGACACCGGCGGAAGTGTTTGGCAACCCGTCGTCGGAACGGTGCCGCCAGTTCCTGTCCCGTGAGGGACAGCGGTAA
- a CDS encoding GNAT family N-acetyltransferase, with the protein MTIQVRNPVAPEHATLLTPRLVLRPLSWADTDAMHAILSDAETMRYWSHPPVTSIEETKASMEKALVEDDTVRTWAVTTDGHACLGWVTLFGVRDGIAWVGYILSPAARGKGYGEEAVAGALNHAFGAWGLHRVAANIDPRNHRSAGLLLRLGFTWEGTQRQDFVYGGTYLDTGVFGILASDWQKRRENPPAPLPTLRHGPAILRPLKASDADALHAAYGDPDSMRYMPHQAHDSIEQTRDKMLSMASGARSGWHWAITTDGGECLGWALLLKETPAQVNLGYILTPAARGKGLAKAATAAMLRYAFAVLKKNRVEAEIDPRNAASARVLEACGFTREGIRRQGYVRLHGEVVDNCLYGILASEWTPANGGDET; encoded by the coding sequence ATGACCATCCAGGTACGCAACCCCGTTGCCCCCGAACACGCCACGCTGCTGACGCCGCGTCTGGTGCTGCGTCCGCTTTCCTGGGCCGATACCGATGCCATGCATGCGATCCTCAGCGATGCGGAGACCATGCGCTACTGGTCCCATCCGCCCGTCACCTCCATCGAGGAGACGAAAGCATCGATGGAGAAGGCGCTGGTCGAGGATGACACCGTCCGTACCTGGGCCGTCACCACTGATGGTCATGCCTGCCTGGGCTGGGTCACGCTGTTCGGCGTACGGGATGGTATCGCCTGGGTCGGCTATATCCTGTCGCCCGCAGCAAGGGGCAAGGGCTATGGCGAGGAAGCCGTGGCCGGTGCTCTGAACCATGCATTCGGCGCCTGGGGCCTGCACCGTGTCGCCGCCAATATCGACCCACGCAACCACCGCTCCGCCGGTCTGCTGCTGCGTCTGGGCTTCACCTGGGAAGGCACGCAGCGTCAGGACTTCGTCTATGGCGGCACCTATCTGGATACCGGCGTCTTCGGCATCCTGGCGTCCGACTGGCAAAAGCGGCGGGAGAACCCGCCGGCCCCGCTGCCGACGCTGCGCCATGGCCCCGCTATCCTGCGCCCGTTGAAGGCCAGCGACGCGGATGCCCTGCATGCCGCCTATGGCGATCCGGACAGCATGCGCTACATGCCGCATCAGGCCCATGACAGCATCGAACAGACACGCGACAAGATGTTGTCCATGGCGTCGGGCGCGCGTTCCGGCTGGCATTGGGCCATCACGACCGATGGCGGTGAATGCCTGGGCTGGGCCCTGCTGCTGAAAGAGACGCCGGCGCAGGTCAATCTCGGCTATATCCTGACGCCCGCCGCGCGCGGCAAGGGTCTGGCCAAGGCCGCCACTGCCGCCATGCTGCGCTATGCCTTCGCCGTTCTGAAGAAGAACCGGGTGGAGGCGGAGATCGACCCGCGTAATGCCGCCTCGGCCCGTGTGCTGGAAGCGTGCGGGTTTACCCGCGAAGGTATCCGCCGCCAGGGCTATGTCCGGCTGCATGGCGAGGTGGTCGATAATTGTCTTTACGGAATCCTGGCGTCCGAATGGACGCCAGCGAATGGCGGGGATGAAACATGA